One Roseimicrobium gellanilyticum DNA window includes the following coding sequences:
- a CDS encoding BlaI/MecI/CopY family transcriptional regulator → MPENASQKPTPSELVILRVLWERGPSTVREVMDSLTEEREMGYTTVLKFLQIMLEKKLVSRDGSGKTHVYRAAIPAEKMQRRLVGDLLDKVFAGSVSRLVMHALGSKKASAAELRDIRRMLDELDTDKPNSTTKPKP, encoded by the coding sequence ATGCCGGAAAATGCGTCGCAAAAGCCGACTCCCTCTGAACTGGTCATCCTGCGCGTCCTATGGGAGCGCGGTCCGAGCACCGTACGGGAGGTGATGGACTCCCTCACGGAGGAGCGTGAAATGGGCTACACCACTGTGCTGAAGTTCCTCCAGATCATGCTGGAAAAGAAGCTGGTCTCCCGGGATGGCTCCGGCAAAACCCACGTGTACAGGGCTGCCATCCCGGCCGAGAAGATGCAGCGCCGCCTGGTGGGCGACCTGCTGGACAAGGTCTTTGCCGGTTCCGTGAGCCGCCTCGTCATGCACGCCCTGGGCTCAAAGAAGGCCAGCGCCGCAGAGCTCCGCGACATCCGTCGCATGCTGGATGAGCTCGACACGGACAAACCGAATTCCACCACCAAGCCAAAGCCATGA
- a CDS encoding transglutaminase family protein — protein sequence MHRTVYRYKAPVQFGMHRLVLRPREGHEITVVKHHLTIVPQPRLYWLNDIFGNNVALAQFDEAADRLEIRNEVVIDRMPRAEDAAPLKVSRSSLTPLPVTYPQMELPVVQGYIASVYPDDHAKVTAWVASLPPPEEAHPTALEMVEHVGRCIYGTIKYRRREEPGVQTPVGTLALGTGSCRDMAVLMMEACRSMGIATRFVSGYLSTSASAAGRGATHAWADVYLPDSGWTGYDPTIGERVSRKHLAIGVSAHPRGVMPVSGIFNGPPGAYEGMEVAVTMKQVPMEEMVDAEDLAQN from the coding sequence ATGCATCGCACCGTCTACCGGTATAAGGCACCGGTGCAGTTTGGCATGCACCGGCTCGTCCTGCGACCGCGGGAGGGGCATGAAATCACGGTGGTGAAACACCATCTCACCATCGTACCGCAGCCCCGCCTCTACTGGCTGAATGACATCTTTGGCAACAACGTCGCTCTGGCCCAGTTCGATGAAGCCGCAGACCGGCTGGAAATCAGGAACGAAGTCGTCATCGACCGCATGCCACGGGCTGAGGACGCTGCCCCACTAAAAGTGAGCCGTTCCTCGCTCACTCCCCTACCCGTCACCTACCCCCAGATGGAGCTTCCCGTGGTTCAGGGTTACATCGCGTCAGTGTATCCAGACGACCACGCGAAAGTCACCGCTTGGGTGGCTTCCCTGCCTCCTCCGGAGGAAGCTCATCCCACCGCGCTCGAGATGGTGGAGCACGTGGGACGTTGCATCTACGGCACCATCAAATACCGCCGCCGGGAAGAACCCGGCGTCCAGACACCGGTCGGCACCCTTGCATTGGGAACGGGCTCCTGCCGTGATATGGCCGTGCTGATGATGGAAGCCTGCCGCTCCATGGGCATCGCCACACGCTTTGTCAGTGGCTACCTCAGCACCAGTGCCTCGGCTGCGGGTCGGGGAGCCACGCACGCATGGGCGGATGTCTACCTGCCCGACAGCGGCTGGACGGGTTACGACCCCACTATTGGCGAACGCGTCTCTCGCAAACATCTCGCCATCGGCGTAAGTGCTCATCCGCGGGGTGTCATGCCGGTGAGCGGCATTTTCAATGGACCACCGGGCGCTTATGAAGGCATGGAAGTAGCCGTGACGATGAAGCAGGTGCCAATGGAGGAGATGGTGGACGCTGAAGACCTTGCCCAGAATTGA
- a CDS encoding transglutaminase-like domain-containing protein: protein MRCELDYSAEAPVVFLLNVRAQDNGCQKVLEENFSISPKLPHTLLTCPVTKNRFERIDAEVPGVYNIVYEAVVETRLQKLPAGDLKETSPASFGLDVLPFIYPSRYSQSDRMGRLAADHFGKENSAVETVQEIVAWISRHIAYVSGSTDANTSSVDTLVERAGVCRDFAHLGIAFCRAMNIPARYFTGYAFELEPPDFHACFETWIGGRWILWDATGLASPDGVVRIGTGRDAADVSVCTAFGSLKLERQSVECLALDPSYKKMTPEELGTTVVCHDAANPSANRAA, encoded by the coding sequence GTGAGATGCGAACTGGACTACAGCGCGGAAGCGCCGGTGGTATTTCTGTTGAATGTACGGGCCCAGGACAACGGCTGCCAGAAGGTGCTGGAGGAGAATTTTTCCATCTCGCCAAAACTGCCCCACACCTTGCTGACGTGTCCCGTGACCAAGAACCGTTTTGAGCGCATCGATGCGGAGGTGCCCGGCGTGTACAACATCGTCTATGAGGCTGTCGTCGAGACCCGCCTCCAAAAACTTCCTGCCGGAGATTTGAAGGAAACCTCCCCTGCCTCCTTCGGGCTCGATGTGCTGCCCTTCATCTACCCCAGCCGGTACAGCCAGTCCGACCGCATGGGGCGCCTCGCGGCGGATCACTTCGGGAAGGAGAATTCTGCCGTGGAGACCGTGCAGGAGATCGTGGCGTGGATCTCGCGCCACATTGCCTATGTGAGTGGCTCCACAGATGCCAACACCTCATCCGTGGACACCCTGGTGGAGCGTGCAGGTGTTTGCCGGGACTTTGCACACCTGGGCATCGCTTTCTGCCGCGCCATGAACATCCCGGCTCGCTACTTCACGGGGTATGCGTTTGAACTGGAGCCGCCGGACTTCCACGCGTGCTTTGAGACGTGGATCGGTGGGCGCTGGATCCTGTGGGATGCCACCGGCCTGGCCTCGCCGGATGGCGTAGTGCGCATCGGCACGGGACGGGATGCCGCGGATGTCTCTGTCTGCACGGCCTTCGGCAGCCTGAAACTCGAGCGGCAGTCCGTGGAGTGCCTCGCGCTTGACCCCTCCTACAAGAAGATGACTCCTGAGGAACTCGGCACCACCGTGGTGTGTCACGACGCTGCAAATCCCTCAGCTAACCGGGCCGCGTAA
- a CDS encoding bifunctional aldolase/short-chain dehydrogenase has protein sequence MQSLWNDQEAATFGTDPLGQRVYTSRLLGRNPALVLHGGGNTSVKVEEKDFYGEPVSLCYVKGSGWDLATIEREGFAPVRMSALLKMAELPTMSDPDMVLQQRAAMTNPNAPAASIEAILHAILPFKFVDHSHANAIAALTGSKDGEKRVKEVFGKRVLVVPYVMPGFILAKTVCELIKGRDLRAEGIEGMVLLKHGLFTFADDARKSYELHIEMVTQAEEWLAKKVSGKQVQELAQAAEDLKGLAKMRQAVSRLRGYPQLARLNASPEAVGYTLNKDVAAYGTKGPLTPDHSIRTKRAPVFIGDDMDAALKSYAEAYTAYFKRNAKDHTMLDPAPRFAIWAGRGIVSFGDTVKDAGIVHDIATHTAATVQLGEVAGGWEPLPEKDIFEIEYWELEQAKLRKGPARKVHQGKVALVTGCAAGIGFACAESLAEQGAVVVGLDLNPEIADIMAKIGGLGKVVNLTDDAAVRDAVEDTVRRFGGLDIVVSNAGIFTAGQYLEDLEQGNWDKALAVNLTSAQKLMRETIPYLKLGVDSSFIFVGSRNVKAPGPGAASYSCSKAALTQLCRVASLELAPNKVRVNIIHPDAVFDTKLWTPEALQRSAERYGMTVEEYKTKNLMKVEIKSKDIGNMVSAMASPLFLKVTGAQIPVDGGNDRVI, from the coding sequence ATGCAAAGCCTTTGGAACGACCAGGAAGCCGCCACCTTCGGAACTGACCCGCTGGGACAGCGTGTCTACACCTCCCGCCTGCTCGGCCGGAATCCCGCGCTCGTGCTCCACGGCGGCGGCAATACCTCGGTGAAGGTGGAGGAGAAGGATTTCTACGGCGAGCCGGTGAGCCTCTGCTACGTGAAAGGCTCCGGCTGGGACCTCGCCACCATCGAGCGGGAAGGCTTTGCTCCCGTGCGCATGAGCGCCCTGTTGAAAATGGCCGAGCTGCCCACCATGAGCGATCCGGACATGGTTCTGCAGCAGCGCGCGGCGATGACAAATCCGAATGCGCCCGCGGCGAGCATTGAGGCCATCCTGCATGCCATCCTGCCCTTCAAGTTTGTGGACCACTCCCATGCCAACGCCATCGCCGCGCTGACTGGTAGCAAAGATGGCGAGAAGCGCGTGAAGGAAGTCTTCGGCAAGCGGGTGCTCGTGGTGCCGTATGTGATGCCCGGCTTCATTCTCGCGAAGACGGTGTGCGAACTCATCAAGGGACGCGACCTCCGCGCGGAAGGCATCGAGGGTATGGTCCTGCTGAAGCACGGCCTTTTCACCTTCGCGGATGACGCGCGGAAGAGCTACGAACTGCACATCGAGATGGTGACTCAGGCGGAGGAATGGCTCGCGAAGAAAGTCTCAGGCAAGCAGGTGCAGGAACTGGCCCAGGCAGCCGAGGACCTGAAGGGACTCGCCAAGATGCGCCAGGCTGTGAGCCGTCTGCGCGGTTATCCGCAGCTTGCCAGGTTGAACGCCTCCCCCGAAGCGGTGGGATATACCCTGAACAAAGATGTGGCCGCCTATGGCACCAAGGGTCCGCTCACACCGGACCACAGCATCCGCACGAAGCGCGCTCCGGTGTTCATTGGCGACGATATGGACGCCGCACTGAAGTCCTACGCGGAGGCATACACCGCCTACTTCAAGCGCAATGCCAAGGACCACACCATGCTGGATCCCGCCCCACGTTTCGCCATCTGGGCAGGACGCGGCATCGTGAGCTTCGGTGACACGGTGAAGGATGCTGGCATCGTCCACGACATCGCCACCCACACGGCTGCCACTGTGCAGCTTGGGGAAGTGGCTGGTGGATGGGAGCCGCTCCCTGAGAAGGACATTTTCGAAATCGAATACTGGGAACTGGAGCAGGCCAAGCTGCGCAAGGGCCCGGCCCGCAAGGTGCATCAGGGCAAGGTGGCTTTGGTGACTGGCTGCGCGGCAGGCATCGGCTTTGCGTGCGCGGAGAGCCTCGCGGAGCAGGGCGCCGTCGTCGTGGGCCTCGATCTCAACCCGGAAATCGCCGACATCATGGCGAAGATTGGCGGCCTTGGAAAAGTGGTGAACCTCACCGATGACGCCGCGGTGCGTGATGCGGTGGAGGACACCGTGCGCCGCTTCGGTGGACTGGACATCGTGGTGTCCAACGCAGGTATCTTCACCGCCGGCCAGTACCTCGAAGATCTGGAGCAGGGGAACTGGGACAAGGCCCTCGCTGTGAACCTGACCAGCGCGCAGAAGCTGATGCGCGAGACCATTCCGTATCTCAAGCTCGGGGTGGACAGCTCCTTCATCTTCGTAGGCAGCCGCAATGTGAAAGCCCCCGGTCCTGGCGCGGCCAGCTACTCGTGCTCCAAGGCAGCGCTCACCCAGCTCTGCCGGGTGGCTTCCTTGGAACTCGCCCCCAACAAGGTGCGCGTGAACATCATCCACCCCGATGCCGTCTTCGACACGAAGCTCTGGACTCCCGAGGCCCTGCAGCGCAGCGCCGAGCGCTACGGCATGACCGTGGAGGAGTACAAGACGAAGAACCTCATGAAGGTGGAAATCAAGAGCAAGGACATCGGCAACATGGTCTCCGCCATGGCCTCGCCGCTCTTCCTCAAGGTCACCGGCGCCCAGATTCCGGTGGATGGCGGGAATGACCGGGTGATCTGA
- a CDS encoding PVC-type heme-binding CxxCH protein, giving the protein MLTRSFPVTLLVGSLVLSAANLSAAEAPKPLFQSPELTSEAKPRLVPIDIPVKGLKELHLIVSDEGSDSCDWADWIEPQLIMADGSVKSLAEIPWKSAESAHGKAQVGKAYSGTPILVEGKSYEKAIGAHAPANVVFALPEGAERFTAKVAIDDGGMERGGKPSNARMKFYVYAEKPAELPKPDTGPSLVPTDLFAVPEGLEVTLWASSPMLRNPTNIDFDAQGRMVIAEGVNYRSKGGRLKEGDRIVILEDTKGEGKADKVTTFVQEPALASPLGVAVFENKYIVSQPPDLIQYTDVNGDGKFDPAVDKREVLLTGFNGRQHDHSLHSTTAGPDGQWYWNQGNTGAQFTDKSGKTFYMGSPYMLPEIAGKKSDDGNVWIGGFLARMNPDGSNVTILGHNFRNSYEQAITSFGDIFQSDNDDPPACRVTEVMEGGNAGFASADGLRSWGADKRPGQDTPTAEWRQEDPGTMPSGDVYGGGSPTGVAFYENGVLDNKWRGLLLACEAGKNVIYGYLPQQDGAGFKLERFDFVTSNKEKEFAGSDFQGGKPSFELKTKFRPSDVCVGPDGAIYVADWFDARVGGHGTLDDAFTGSIYRIAPKGFKPVVPKFDLNTTEGQIAALKSPAVNVRYGGFTRLKAQGAKAVPAVTALLKDENPYIVARAIWLLAQMGEDGKKNVAKQLVLPDSYRRLVAYRALRRVGYPLDVVKFSNDKSPAVRREVALSLRGSWGPKQAEALTNIAKQFDGKDRSYLEAIGLGCTGNEKAAFEALQLALGGTAAEWTDAFAWLAWRLHPAEAVHAFKARALMTTLSDEQRKLMITALAFVKTREAAGAMIELTHTKDFPFKEQTMWWAMNRKNSDWKGFDVEGGLKALGLYDPDKVKLTAVEMPPEPKDGPKLPEVSEIVKLKGDVASGQARVAVCYTCHKVDKGGVEFGPDLTAFGKLQPAEVIITGIAKPSADISHGFEGREVKTKDGLTITGMVLSDGDPLIMKCMGGMVQTIPRSKIASVNKMTRSLMYEPQLLGLDAQAIADIVAYLKSL; this is encoded by the coding sequence ATGCTCACCCGTTCTTTCCCCGTCACCCTGCTCGTCGGCTCTCTGGTGCTCAGTGCTGCCAACCTCTCTGCCGCCGAAGCCCCCAAGCCTCTCTTCCAGAGCCCCGAGCTTACCAGTGAAGCCAAGCCGCGTCTGGTTCCCATCGACATCCCGGTGAAGGGTTTGAAAGAGCTGCACCTCATCGTTTCGGATGAAGGCAGCGACAGCTGCGACTGGGCCGACTGGATTGAGCCGCAGCTCATCATGGCGGACGGATCGGTGAAGAGCCTCGCGGAGATCCCCTGGAAGTCGGCGGAGTCCGCGCATGGCAAGGCTCAGGTGGGCAAGGCCTACAGCGGCACGCCGATCCTCGTGGAGGGCAAATCGTACGAAAAAGCCATCGGTGCCCACGCACCGGCAAATGTGGTGTTTGCACTGCCAGAAGGGGCGGAGCGTTTCACCGCGAAGGTAGCGATTGATGACGGTGGCATGGAGCGCGGCGGGAAACCCAGCAACGCCAGGATGAAGTTCTACGTGTATGCGGAAAAACCTGCCGAGCTGCCCAAGCCGGACACAGGCCCGTCGCTGGTGCCCACGGATCTATTTGCCGTGCCGGAGGGGCTGGAAGTCACCCTTTGGGCCAGTTCGCCGATGCTCCGCAACCCCACCAACATCGACTTTGATGCGCAGGGCCGCATGGTGATCGCGGAAGGTGTGAATTACCGCAGCAAAGGTGGACGCCTGAAGGAAGGCGATCGCATCGTGATCCTGGAGGACACCAAGGGCGAGGGGAAGGCCGACAAGGTGACCACATTTGTCCAGGAGCCTGCGCTCGCTTCGCCATTGGGTGTCGCAGTATTCGAGAACAAGTACATCGTCTCCCAGCCACCTGACCTGATTCAATACACGGATGTGAATGGCGATGGCAAGTTCGACCCAGCCGTGGACAAGCGCGAGGTACTTCTCACGGGCTTCAATGGCAGGCAGCATGACCACAGCCTGCACAGCACAACCGCGGGGCCCGATGGCCAGTGGTATTGGAACCAGGGCAACACGGGGGCACAGTTCACGGACAAGTCGGGCAAGACCTTCTACATGGGCAGCCCGTACATGCTGCCGGAGATCGCAGGTAAGAAGAGCGATGACGGCAATGTGTGGATCGGCGGTTTCCTCGCACGTATGAATCCGGATGGCTCGAACGTGACCATCCTCGGCCACAACTTCCGCAACAGCTACGAGCAGGCCATCACCTCTTTCGGTGACATCTTCCAGAGCGACAACGATGACCCGCCCGCCTGCCGCGTGACGGAAGTCATGGAGGGAGGCAACGCCGGCTTCGCCTCCGCAGACGGCCTGCGCTCCTGGGGAGCTGACAAACGCCCTGGCCAGGACACACCCACCGCAGAGTGGCGTCAGGAAGACCCCGGCACCATGCCTTCGGGTGATGTGTACGGCGGCGGCTCACCAACGGGTGTGGCCTTCTATGAGAATGGCGTTTTGGACAACAAATGGCGTGGCCTTCTTCTCGCCTGTGAGGCGGGCAAGAACGTGATCTACGGTTACCTCCCGCAGCAGGATGGTGCAGGCTTCAAGCTGGAACGTTTCGATTTCGTCACCTCGAATAAGGAGAAGGAATTTGCCGGTTCCGACTTCCAGGGTGGCAAGCCCAGCTTCGAGCTGAAAACCAAGTTCCGCCCCAGCGATGTCTGCGTCGGTCCGGATGGCGCCATTTACGTGGCAGACTGGTTCGATGCTCGCGTGGGCGGGCACGGCACTCTGGATGATGCCTTCACCGGATCCATTTACCGCATCGCACCGAAGGGATTCAAACCGGTTGTTCCCAAGTTTGATCTCAACACCACGGAAGGTCAGATCGCCGCGCTGAAGAGCCCTGCGGTGAATGTGCGCTACGGTGGCTTCACCCGCTTGAAGGCGCAAGGCGCGAAGGCCGTGCCAGCGGTGACCGCCCTGCTGAAGGACGAGAATCCCTACATCGTGGCGCGCGCTATCTGGCTGCTCGCGCAGATGGGTGAGGACGGAAAGAAGAACGTGGCCAAGCAACTCGTGCTGCCGGATTCTTATCGTCGACTCGTGGCCTATCGTGCCCTGCGCCGCGTGGGTTATCCTCTTGATGTGGTGAAGTTCAGCAATGACAAGTCTCCCGCGGTGCGCCGTGAGGTCGCGCTCTCACTGCGCGGTTCCTGGGGACCGAAGCAGGCGGAAGCGCTCACGAACATTGCCAAGCAGTTCGATGGCAAGGACCGCAGCTATCTTGAAGCCATTGGTCTCGGCTGCACAGGAAATGAAAAGGCAGCTTTCGAAGCCTTGCAACTCGCCCTCGGTGGCACCGCAGCTGAGTGGACCGATGCCTTTGCCTGGCTGGCCTGGAGACTCCATCCTGCGGAAGCCGTGCACGCCTTCAAGGCTCGCGCCCTCATGACCACCCTGAGCGATGAGCAACGCAAGCTCATGATCACCGCGCTGGCCTTCGTGAAGACCCGCGAGGCCGCAGGTGCGATGATCGAGCTGACCCACACGAAGGATTTCCCGTTCAAGGAGCAAACCATGTGGTGGGCCATGAATCGCAAGAATAGCGACTGGAAAGGCTTCGACGTGGAAGGTGGCCTCAAGGCCCTTGGCCTCTACGATCCAGACAAGGTGAAACTCACTGCCGTGGAAATGCCGCCTGAGCCGAAGGACGGTCCGAAGCTGCCAGAGGTGTCAGAAATCGTGAAGCTCAAGGGCGATGTCGCGAGTGGCCAGGCCCGGGTGGCCGTGTGCTATACCTGCCACAAGGTGGACAAGGGCGGCGTGGAGTTTGGCCCAGACCTCACCGCTTTCGGGAAACTGCAGCCCGCGGAAGTCATCATCACCGGCATCGCCAAACCCTCCGCCGATATCTCCCACGGCTTCGAAGGTCGGGAAGTAAAGACCAAGGACGGCCTCACCATCACCGGCATGGTCCTCTCCGATGGCGATCCGCTGATCATGAAATGCATGGGCGGCATGGTGCAAACCATCCCACGCTCCAAGATCGCCTCCGTGAACAAGATGACGCGCTCCCTCATGTATGAGCCCCAGTTGCTGGGACTCGATGCGCAGGCCATCGCGGACATCGTGGCGTATTTGAAGTCCCTGTAA
- a CDS encoding leucine-rich repeat domain-containing protein — protein MPELESQASKTRKRSRLLVLASLLVLALSCVPPGWNYYRVAAVQNALQRNWEIRFEKDGKPDAMPKFLDDKVQELLGHTENRWGEQIPCVVFRERVRAMFRGRIDEIHIYYPEDIRGDLGAALLKFGELRKLVVFENEEHLPAEASYKLLCQRLRSSKNLEELELGGGQITSDALAPLAGHPKLRRLNISGSYRLTVDVLETFKTLPALATLEIEDIYGPAEEEWKSPALHAQFREALPGVTLTLPQP, from the coding sequence ATGCCCGAGCTTGAGTCACAGGCATCGAAGACCCGGAAGCGTAGCCGCTTGCTGGTACTTGCTTCGCTACTCGTGCTGGCTCTCTCCTGCGTGCCCCCCGGTTGGAACTACTACCGAGTGGCGGCAGTACAAAATGCGCTTCAACGGAACTGGGAAATCAGGTTCGAGAAAGATGGGAAACCGGATGCGATGCCGAAGTTTCTGGATGACAAGGTACAAGAACTGTTGGGACATACGGAAAACAGGTGGGGAGAGCAGATTCCCTGCGTCGTTTTTCGAGAGCGTGTACGGGCCATGTTTCGCGGACGCATCGACGAGATCCACATTTACTATCCTGAGGACATTCGGGGAGACCTCGGTGCGGCTCTGCTCAAGTTTGGGGAGTTGAGGAAACTGGTTGTGTTCGAGAATGAGGAACACCTTCCCGCGGAAGCTTCCTACAAGTTGCTGTGCCAGCGGCTTCGGAGCTCGAAGAACCTGGAAGAGTTGGAACTAGGAGGTGGCCAAATCACCAGTGATGCCCTGGCTCCTCTGGCAGGGCACCCGAAGCTGAGAAGGCTGAATATTTCAGGCAGTTACCGCCTTACCGTCGATGTCCTTGAGACATTCAAGACACTTCCCGCTCTTGCCACACTCGAAATAGAAGACATTTATGGCCCAGCTGAGGAGGAGTGGAAATCTCCCGCGCTACACGCACAGTTTCGTGAAGCTTTGCCAGGGGTAACATTGACACTTCCGCAACCATAG
- a CDS encoding sugar phosphate isomerase/epimerase family protein: protein MSRPVTLVTGQWADLPLDVMLQKAKSFGYDGVELCCWGDHFEVAKADQTYCDTKRAKLNLAGLQCFAISAHLVDQAVCDNIDARHKQILPGYIYGDGNPEGVRQRAAEELIKTAQAAKRFGIDIVTGFTGSSIWHLVYSFPPNLPNQIEDGYKDFAKRFTPILDAFHKEGVKFALEVHPTEIAFDIASAERALQAVDYHPAFGFNYDPSHFGYQGVDYVKFIHKFSDRIFHAHMKDVAWNLANDTGVFGGHVDFHRSNRYWDFKSVGRGMINFEKIIRALNDISYTGPLSVEWEDGGMDREFGATESCAFVKKLDFPASKIVFDAQFAEK, encoded by the coding sequence ATGTCCAGACCTGTCACCCTTGTCACCGGCCAGTGGGCAGATCTGCCCCTGGATGTCATGCTACAGAAGGCAAAGTCCTTCGGCTACGATGGCGTGGAGCTGTGCTGCTGGGGTGACCACTTCGAAGTAGCCAAGGCAGACCAAACATATTGCGATACGAAGCGCGCAAAATTGAACCTGGCAGGGCTCCAATGCTTCGCCATCTCCGCGCATCTGGTGGATCAGGCGGTCTGCGACAACATCGACGCGCGCCACAAGCAAATCCTCCCCGGCTACATCTACGGCGATGGCAATCCCGAAGGCGTGCGCCAGCGCGCTGCGGAGGAACTCATCAAGACGGCGCAAGCCGCGAAGCGTTTCGGCATCGACATCGTGACCGGCTTTACCGGAAGCAGCATCTGGCACCTCGTCTACAGCTTTCCGCCGAACCTGCCAAACCAGATCGAAGACGGCTACAAGGATTTCGCGAAACGTTTCACGCCAATCCTCGACGCCTTCCACAAAGAAGGCGTGAAGTTTGCCTTGGAAGTGCACCCTACCGAGATTGCATTCGACATCGCCTCCGCGGAGCGCGCGCTTCAGGCGGTGGATTACCATCCGGCGTTTGGCTTCAACTATGACCCGTCCCACTTCGGCTATCAGGGCGTGGACTATGTGAAGTTCATCCACAAGTTCTCCGACCGCATCTTCCACGCGCATATGAAGGACGTGGCCTGGAACCTGGCGAACGACACCGGCGTGTTCGGAGGCCATGTAGACTTCCACCGTTCCAACCGCTACTGGGACTTCAAGTCCGTGGGCCGTGGCATGATTAACTTCGAGAAGATCATCCGTGCTCTAAATGACATCTCCTACACCGGTCCGCTCAGTGTGGAGTGGGAAGACGGCGGGATGGACCGTGAGTTCGGCGCGACGGAATCATGCGCCTTCGTGAAGAAGCTGGACTTCCCGGCTTCGAAGATTGTGTTCGATGCGCAGTTCGCGGAGAAGTAA
- a CDS encoding TIM barrel protein — protein sequence MARPVTLFTGQWADLPLDTMLQKAKTFGYDGVELACWGDHFEVAKADQAYCDAKRAAVEKAGLKCFAISAHLVGQAVCDNIDARHKQILPDYIYGDGDPEGVRQRAAEELIKTAQAAKRFGVSVVNGFTGSSIWHLVYSFPPNLPNQIEDGYKDFGKRFKPILDAFQKEGVKFALEVHPTEIAFDIASAERALQAVDYHPAFGFNYDPSHFGYQGVDYVKFIYKFSDRIFHAHMKDVAWNLSNDTGVFGGHVDFHRPNRYWDFKSVGRGMINFEKIIRALNDISYAGPLSVEWEDGGMDREFGAAESAAFVKKLDFPTSKIIFDAQFAEK from the coding sequence ATGGCCAGACCCGTTACTCTTTTCACCGGTCAGTGGGCAGACCTGCCCCTGGACACCATGCTTCAGAAAGCCAAGACCTTCGGGTATGACGGCGTGGAACTCGCCTGCTGGGGTGACCATTTCGAAGTCGCCAAGGCCGACCAGGCCTACTGCGATGCCAAGCGCGCCGCCGTAGAAAAGGCCGGCCTGAAGTGCTTCGCCATCTCCGCCCACCTCGTGGGTCAAGCCGTGTGCGACAACATCGATGCGCGTCACAAGCAAATCCTCCCCGACTACATCTACGGCGATGGCGATCCGGAAGGCGTGCGTCAGCGCGCTGCGGAAGAACTCATCAAGACCGCCCAGGCTGCAAAGCGCTTTGGCGTGAGCGTGGTGAACGGCTTCACCGGCAGCAGCATCTGGCACCTCGTGTACAGCTTCCCACCGAACCTGCCGAACCAGATCGAAGACGGCTACAAGGACTTCGGCAAGCGCTTCAAGCCCATCCTTGATGCCTTCCAGAAGGAAGGCGTGAAGTTCGCCCTCGAAGTGCACCCCACGGAGATCGCGTTCGACATCGCCTCTGCGGAGCGCGCGCTTCAGGCGGTGGATTACCATCCTGCCTTCGGCTTCAACTACGACCCGTCCCACTTCGGCTACCAGGGCGTGGACTATGTGAAGTTCATCTACAAGTTCTCCGACCGCATCTTCCATGCGCACATGAAGGACGTGGCCTGGAACCTCTCCAATGACACCGGTGTCTTCGGTGGCCATGTGGACTTCCACCGTCCGAACCGCTACTGGGACTTCAAGTCCGTGGGCCGTGGCATGATCAACTTCGAGAAGATCATCCGTGCCCTCAACGACATCTCCTACGCCGGTCCGCTGAGCGTGGAATGGGAAGACGGCGGTATGGACCGCGAGTTCGGCGCGGCCGAGTCCGCAGCTTTTGTGAAGAAGCTCGACTTCCCAACTTCGAAGATCATCTTCGACGCACAGTTCGCCGAGAAGTAA
- a CDS encoding response regulator, with protein sequence MASTSPTPLRILLVDDHFVVRSGLAASLGLEDDLRVVAEAGDANEALAQYATKTPDVVIMDLQLGNSSGLDATSRLCKEHPTARVLVFSSFARDEDVYRAIRAGAMGYLQKAAPREDLLQAVRTVAQGKRFLPPDIAQRLAERLGRPEPSARELEVLALIAKGRSNKEIAAALGVSDETVKTHVSNIMQKLQAQDRAHAVTEAIRLGLLEV encoded by the coding sequence ATGGCTTCCACTTCCCCCACCCCCCTCCGCATCCTGCTCGTAGACGATCACTTTGTCGTCCGCAGCGGACTGGCGGCTTCGCTGGGGCTCGAGGATGATTTGAGGGTGGTGGCCGAGGCGGGTGATGCCAATGAGGCTCTGGCCCAATACGCCACAAAGACTCCCGACGTGGTCATCATGGATCTGCAACTCGGGAACAGCAGCGGCCTCGACGCCACGTCCCGCCTTTGTAAGGAGCACCCCACGGCGCGAGTGCTCGTCTTCTCTTCCTTCGCCCGAGATGAGGACGTCTACCGGGCCATCCGAGCCGGAGCCATGGGGTATCTGCAGAAGGCGGCGCCCCGTGAAGATCTGCTGCAGGCCGTACGCACTGTGGCTCAAGGGAAGCGCTTCCTGCCGCCGGACATCGCGCAACGTCTCGCGGAGCGCCTTGGTCGGCCCGAGCCCAGCGCCCGGGAGCTGGAGGTGCTGGCGCTCATCGCCAAAGGTCGGAGCAACAAGGAGATCGCCGCTGCGCTGGGAGTGTCTGACGAGACAGTGAAGACGCATGTGAGTAACATCATGCAAAAACTCCAGGCGCAAGATCGAGCCCACGCAGTGACAGAGGCCATCCGGCTGGGATTGCTGGAGGTGTAG